A DNA window from Bubalus bubalis isolate 160015118507 breed Murrah chromosome 22, NDDB_SH_1, whole genome shotgun sequence contains the following coding sequences:
- the ASXL3 gene encoding putative Polycomb group protein ASXL3 isoform X4 yields the protein MGSDGILRLSTSALNNEFFAYAAQGWKQRLAEGEFTPEMQLRIRQEIEKEKKTEPWKEKFFERFYGEKLGMSREDSVKLTSGPNIDGAESSSSCGTPGLPSLSTQTPLKEQQPKSMKSPTSPEPEFCATLCPMVDVGKDVMTESESEDILIPEESVIQEEIAEEVETSICECQDENHKTIPEFSEESESPVTSHEEPQLAPPEDHVESCVMMNDVLETLPPIEVNVEEKSESPQEEMSVVIDQLEVCDSLIPSTLSVTHVSDTEHKEPETALETNTPKIKTGSSSLEGRFPSEGIAVDMELQSEPDEQLSENACVSETSFSSESPEGACASLTSPGGENQSTSEESCTPTSLETTFCSEVSSTENVDKYNQRNATDENLHASLLSEISPISTSPETSEASLMSNLPLTSEASPVSNLPLTSETSPMSDLPLTSETSSVSSMLLTPETTFISSLPLPSSPVSSSSMNERMVHQQRKSTSVSEEPPSPQKDEGSALAKPLGEGVTSQQKILSDAPEPIKMASSSIAPEAYSSEELHSNTLNQQPCKSHVETEKSYPTSIPELPSTEMIKVKNHNVLQRAEKKGMSSPLDLPVFSEETESKGNEVPSGKLQDKQYVSSVDKASFSEGSRNKMHKQGSSQNRLENSHSSKLSEPSKSPDGVRNESRESEISKRKTAEHHTFGICKEKRARIDDDQSSAGRNISSSSPPEKEPPPREEPRVPPLKIQLSKIGPPFIIKSQPVSKPEARASSSTSVSSGRNTGARTLADIKARAQQARAQREAAAAAAVAAAASIVSGAMGSPGEGGKARTLAHIKEQTKAKLFAKHQARAHLFQNPKEPRGPPQLGPKEGPPSLDVVSPAPETKIEGSPGVIIVNPNCRSPSNKAAHLRDTATVLQQPLNPTKLPETATDLSVHSSDENTPVSHLPEKMVSSTSSENSSMPMLFNKNPIPASVCSTALSGAIKEHPFVSPVDKASVLMSVDSANATISACNISMLKTIQGTDTPCIAIIPKCMESTPLPAPSEGSGSASPHNDQLALVPSSSAGSLFSAQYTSVPAPSIGSNLPNHLSSSSVLMPPTGMNNRYPSEKIAMPGSEEPGTVPMGTTVRAALGCRDPIAVTDALVARPPVAVFSGSMLAISSYDSPPKLSAESLDKTSGTRNRGDPSGKPQPTPGGFTPAAINRSIPCKVIVDHSTTLTSTLSLTVSLESTEAGLELQTRAGRTEAAGPPVACPQVSVISRPEPVALEGDHGSSFIMASVAEQDSQTMKATCPGHREGLLVIPDKLKEGTPSSHSFAEQARGSAAFKSEADTTCSHPYNPGSRICWSEDGMQSTGQPPPSHPASSKQKDYLEQSCPKSIKTEHASYSHVVELQPRNLITSVTLPVKSEPHDVDKGFRMDTEDFPGSELPAPAAEAARSVQPPQTVKAPASGPLEEAVSLATDNLKRVPSAGNSSCRLSSVEANNPLVTQLLQGNLPLEKVLPQPRLGAKLEINRLPLPLPTTSVGKAAPERNVVEMPLSSPNPDGKGYLAGALAPLQMRKRENHPKKRVARTVGEHTQVKCEPGKLLADPDVKGVPCVLGSGLSPLAHSQPLKQEWLNKHPAQSRIAHSPEVKQQKRLLPSCSFQQTLFHVDKNGGFHPDPGTSHRQQFYQMPLTPRGPLPPAALLPASAKTSAGCSSFAFNRHLEQKGLGEVGLSPAPHQLRLANMAPPNMPIKEGDDVGGTPHGMPHKALVHLPPPPPPPPLALPPPPPPPPPPPPPLPPPHPNPEVPPEQKQPPVTMETTKRLSWPQSTGICSNIKSEPLSFEEGLSSSCELGMKQVSYDQNEMKEQLKAFALKNADFSSYLLSEPQKPFTQLAAQKMQVQQQQQLCGNYPTIHFGSTSFRRATSAIEKSIGVLGSGSSPTTGLPAQNAQMPVQNFADSSNADELELKCSCRLKAMIVCKGCGAFCHDDCIGPSKLCVACLVVR from the exons GTTGGGCATGTCAAGAGAGGACTCTGTAAAGCTCACATCTGGGCCAAACATTGATGGAGCTGAAAGTAGTTCTTCCTGTGGGACCCCTGGCCTTCCCAGTCTTTCCACACAGACTCCCTTGAAAGAACAACAGCCAAAAAGCATGAAAAGCCCAACTTCTCCAGAGCCTGAATTCTGTGCTACGCTTTGTCCGATGGTAGATGTAGGTAAAGATGTAATGACAGAATCAGAATCAGAGGACATCTTGATCCCTGAAGAATCCGTGATTCAGGAGGAAATTGCAGAAGAGGTGGAGACCAGCATCTGTGAGTGCCAGGATGAGAATCACAAGACAATACCTGAATTTTCTGAGGAGTCGGAAAGTCCAGTCACCTCTCATGAAGAGCCACAATTAGCACCTCCTGAAGATCATGTGGAATCTTGTGTTATGATGAATGATGTTTTGGAAACTTTGCCTCCTATCGAAGTTAACGTGGAAGAGAAATCAGAATCTCCCCAGGAAGAGATGTCGGTTGTCATTGATCAGCTGGAAGTCTGTGACTCGCTCATTCCTTCCACTTTATCCGTGACTCATGTTAGTGACACAGAACATAAGGAGCCAGAAACTGCACTAGAGACCAACACTCCAAAAATTAAAACGGGGTCATCGTCCCTAGAAGGCCGATTTCCAAGTGAAGGAATTGCCGTGGATATGGAGCTGCAGAGCGAGCCTGATGAGCAGCTTTCTGAAAATGCCTGCGTCTCTGAAACGTCCTTCTCTTCTGAGAGCCCAGAGGGAGCCTGTGCCAGTCTGACATCCCCAGGAGGGGAAAACCAATCCACTTCAGAAGAGTCGTGTACTCCAACCTCCCTTGAGACAACGTTTTGTTCTGAGGTGTCCAGCACTGAAAATGTGGACAaatataatcagagaaatgccacTGATGAAAATCTTCATGCATCTTTGCTGTCAGAAATCTCTCCAATATCCACCTCACCTGAGACATCAGAAGCATCTTTGATGTCCAATTTACCTTTGACATCGGAAGCATCCCCAGTATCAAATTTACCTTTAACATCAGAAACTTCACCCATGTCTGATTTACCTTTGACGTCAGAAACTTCTTCAGTGTCTTCCATGCTTCTCACACCTGAGACCACTTTTATATCCAGTTTGCCACTTCCTTCATCTCCAGTTTCCAGTTCTTCCATGAATGAAAGAATGGTGCATCAACAAAGAAAGTCCACTTCCGTATCCGAAGAACCACCCTCCCCGCAGAAAGACGAAGGTTCTGCTCTTGCCAAGCCCTTGGGAGAGGGCGTCACCTCTCAACAGAAGATTCTATCAGATGCTCCTGAACCCATCAAAATGGCTTCTTCTTCGATTGCTCCTGAAGCGTATTCATCAGAAGAATTACACAGTAACACCCTGAATCAGCAGCCTTGTAAATCACACGTTGAAACTGAGAAATCCTATCCCACTTCAATTCCGGAACTTCCTTCTACAGAAATGATCAAAGTGAAAAATCATAATGTCCTGCAAAGGGCAGAAAAGAAAGGGATGTCTTCACCATTGGACTTACCCGTCTTTTCTGAAGAGACAGAGAGTAAGGGAAATGAGGTCCCATCAGGTAAACTTCAGGACAAACAATACGTCTCCTCGGTAGATAAGGCTTCATTTTCAGAAGGctctagaaataaaatgcataagcAGGGGAGCTCACAGAATCGGCTGGAGAACTCACATTCTTCCAAGTTGTCAGAGCCCTCCAAGTCCCCAGATGGGGtaagaaatgaaagcagagaatCTGAAATATCAAAGAGGAAAACTGCAGAGCATCACACCTTCGGGATTTGTAAGGAGAAGAGGGCTAGGATAGACGATGACCAGTCATCTGCTGGACGGAACATCTCGTCCAGCAGCCCACCTGAGAAAGAGCCACCCCCAAGAGAGGAGCCAAGGGTCCCACCTCTCAAg ATCCAGCTTTCCAAAATCGGGCCACCCTTTATCATCAAGAGCCAACCCGTCTCCAAACCGGAGGCTCGTGCGTCTTCCAGCACCTCGGTCAGTAGCGGGAGGAACACGGGAGCCCGGACCCTAGCAGACATCAAGGCAAGAGCGCAGCAAGCCAGGGCCCAGCgcgaggcggcggcggctgcagcTGTGGCGGCCGCGGCCAGCATCGTCTCAGGTGCCATGGGGAGCCCCGGAGAGGGCGGGAAGGCCCGGACCCTGGCGCACATCAAAGAGCAGACAAAGGCCAAGCTCTTTGCTAAGCATCAAGCACGAGCCCACCTCTTCCAGAACCCGAAAGAGCCCCGGGGGCCTCCCCAGCTTGGCCCAAAGGAAGGGCCTCCAAGCTTAGACGTCGTCTCTCCTGCCCCTGAAACAAAAATTGAAGGCTCGCCTGGCGTCATCATTGTCAACCCAAACTGCCGATCTCCCAGCAACAAGGCCGCGCACCTCCGGGACACCGCCACGGTTCTACAACAGCCTCTCAACCCGACGAAACTTCCAGAAACCGCTACGGACTTATCTGTGCATAGTTCTGACGAAAACACACCCGTGTCACACTTACCTGAGAAAATGGTTTCATCTACCTCTTCTGAAAATAGCAGTATGCCcatgctttttaataaaaatcccaTCCCTGCGTCTGTCTGCAGCACCGCTCTGTCGGGAGCAATTAAAGAGCATCCCTTTGTGAGTCCTGTTGATAAAGCCTCCGTCCTAATGTCTGTTGACAGTGCAAACGCTACAATTTCTGCTTGTAACATAAGCATGTTAAAAACCATCCAGGGAACGGATACCCCGTGCATAGCCATTATACCAAAATGTATGGAGAGCACACCTCTCCCCGCCCCCTCAGAGGGCTCAGGCTCGGCCAGCCCCCACAATGACCAGCTGGCACTGGTACCCAGCAGCAGTGCTGGCAGCCTCTTCTCTGCTCAGTACACCTCCGTGCCAGCTCCCTCGATTGGAAGCAACTTGCCCAACCATCTCTCTTCTAGCTCTGTTTTGATGCCCCCAACGGGAATGAACAACAGATACCCTTCTGAGAAGATAGCCATGCCTGGGAGTGAAGAACCGGGCACTGTGCCCATGGGTACCACTGTGAGAGCCGCCCTCGGCTGTAGGGACCCCATTGCAGTCACTGACGCCCTGGTGGCACGCCCACCCGTGGCAGTGTTTTCTGGAAGCATGCTGGCCATCAGCTCTTACGATAGCCCTCCCAAGTTAAGTGCCGAAAGCCTGGACAAAACTTCAGGGACTCGGAACAGGGGAGACCCTTCTGGGAAACCTCAGCCAACCCCGGGCGGCTTCACACCAGCAGCCATAAACCGATCAATCCCCTGTAAGGTTATCGTGGACCACAGCACCACGTTGACCTCCACCCTGTCTCTGACGGTTTCCCTGGAGAGCACGGAAGCTGGCTTGGAGCTCCAGACCCGGGCTGGGAGGACAGAGGCAGCCGGGCCACCCGTGGCCTGCCCTCAGGTGTCTGTCATCAGCAGGCCTGAGCCGGTGGCCCTTGAAGGCGATCACGGTTCCAGTTTCATCATGGCTTCCGTGGCCGAGCAAGACAGTCAGACGATGAAGGCCACTTGTCCGGGTCATCGCGAAGGACTCCTGGTCATTCCCGATAAATTAAAAGAGGGGACTCCCTCGAGTCACAGCTTTGCCGAGCAGGCGCGTGGCTCAGCCGCGTTCAAGAGTGAAGCTGACACCACCTGTAGCCATCCGTACAACCCGGGCAGCCGGATCTGCTGGAGTGAGGACGGGATGCAGAGCACGGGCCAGCCTCCGCCCAGCCACCCGGCTTCCAGCAAACAGAAGGACTATCTGGAGCAGAGCTGTCCTAAGTCCATCAAGACCGAGCATGCCAGCTACTCGCACGTGGTGGAACTTCAGCCCCGGAATCTCATTACAAGCGTCACGCTCCCTGTGAAGTCCGAACCTCACGACGTGGACAAGGGCTTCAGGATGGACACCGAAGACTTCCCCGGCTCCGAGCTGCCTGCTCCGGCTGCCGAGGCAGCCCGGAGTGTGCAGCCGCCGCAGACCGTGAAGGCCCCCGCCTCCGGGCCCCTGGAGGAGGCTGTCTCTTTGGCCACAGACAACCTGAAGCGGGTGCCCAGCGCTGGGAACTCCAGCTGCCGTCTGTCGTCGGTGGAGGCCAACAACCCCCTCGTCACACAGTTACTCCAGGGCAACCTACCTCTGGAGAAAGTGTTGCCGCAGCCCAGACTGGGAGCCAAGCTGGAGATCAACAGGCTCCCCCTGCCTCTTCCGACTACCTCAGTGGGTAAAGCAGCCCCGGAGAGGAACGTGGTTGAAATGCCCCTCAGCTCGCCCAATCCAGATGGGAAGGGCTACTTGGCCGGAGCCCTGGCACCACTCCAAATGAGGAAGCGAGAGAACCACCCCAAGAAGAGGGTGGCCAGGACCGTGGGGGAGCACACACAAGTGAAATGCGAGCCGGGGAAACTGCTGGCGGACCCCGACGTGAAAGGAGTGCCCTGTGTCCTCGGCTCCGGCCTGAGTCCACTGGCACATAGCCAGCCTCTGAAGCAGGAGTGGCTGAACAAGCACCCTGCGCAGAGCAGGATTGCTCACAGCCCTGAGGTCAAACAGCAGAAGCGGCTGCTCCCCTCGTGTAGCTTCCAGCAGACCCTGTTTCACGTCGACAAGAACGGGGGCTTCCATCCCGACCCCGGGACCTCACACAGACAGCAGTTTTACCAAATGCCTCTGACACCCAGGGGCCCCCTTCCTCCAGCAGCTCTGTTACCGGCCTCTGCCAAGACCTCAGCAGGCTGTAGCTCATTCGCCTTCAACAGGCACCTTGAACAGAAGGGACTGGGGGAGGTTGGCCTTTCCCCGGCGCCTCACCAGCTGAGGTTAGCCAACATGGCACCCCCCAACATGCCCATTAAAGAAGGTGATGACGTCGGGGGGACCCCGCACGGAATGCCACACAAGGCCCTGGTGCATctcccgccgcccccgccccctccccccttgGCTCtgcccccgcctcccccaccgcccccaccaccGCCACCTCCGCTACCTCCGCCTCATCCTAACCCAGAAGTCCCACCCGAGCAGAAACAACCGCCGGTTACCATGGAAACCACTAAGAGACTCAGTTGGCCTCAGTCCACGGGCATATGTAGCAATATAAAATCGGAACCTCTTTCTTTTGAGGAAGGTTTGAGCAGCAGCTGCGAACTGGGCATGAAACAAGTTTCCTACGACCAGAATGAGATGAAAGAACAGTTGAAGGCCTTTGCGCTGAAAAATGCCGATTTCTCTTCCTATTTGCTTTCCGAGCCGCAAAAGCCTTTTACCCAATTAGCTGCTCAGAAAATGCAGgtgcagcaacaacagcagcttTGTGGAAACTATCCAACCATCCACTTCGGGAGCACAAGCTTCAGAAGGGCCACGTCTGCCATTGAAAAGTCCATTGGGGTTTTGGGAAGTGGCTCCAGTCCCACCACGGGCCTGCCCGCTCAGAACGCCCAGATGCCTGTTCAGAACTTTGCCGACAGCAGCAACGCGGACGAATTGGAACTGAAATGCTCTTGCCGGCTGAAAGCCATGATTGTGTGCAAAGGCTGCGGGGCCTTCTGCCACGACGACTGCATAGGGCCTTCTAAACTCTGTGTCGCTTGCCTGGTAGTGCGATAA